The Burkholderia cepacia genome includes a region encoding these proteins:
- a CDS encoding MFS transporter, which translates to MTIEASPLRRGLALASLYTGVFLPPLDYFIVNLALPAIHVGLKASDAQIQLTVSAYALAYAVVLITGGRLGDLYGRRRIFMTGMAAFVVASALCGMAMSGEVLVASRVVQGISAALITPQVLASIRTVFPAQMQARLMGLYGFVFGLASVAGQIGGGALIDLHPWGLDWRVVFLVNVPIGMLALVGTWRYLPESRAARGARIDVPGMVALTVALMLLIYPLTVGRELHWPAWTFWSLGLCIPAFVAFIRIERRIARQARDPLVDVAVLSQPVVAIGLLLAFLFYSIAAFFLTYGIYLQEGLGWTPLLSGLGLAPYGAGYLLGPLATPWLARRIGEGLMPLGFGCLAGGFGLCASQLGHGAPELPFYIGLLIAGTGQGLALPSLQRIVLADVDARHAGMTAGAIVAMLYIGAAFAAACIGGAFFGALGEGGGATAHAYAMRIGLEWMLVPLVAGFLVSVWMVRRRDRTTSAMRGI; encoded by the coding sequence ATGACTATCGAAGCGTCTCCCCTGCGCCGCGGCCTCGCGCTCGCGTCGCTCTATACCGGCGTATTCCTGCCGCCGCTGGATTACTTCATCGTCAATCTAGCGCTGCCTGCGATTCACGTCGGCCTGAAAGCCAGCGACGCGCAGATCCAGCTCACGGTCTCCGCATACGCGCTCGCATATGCCGTCGTCTTGATCACCGGCGGGCGCCTCGGCGATCTGTACGGACGCCGGCGGATCTTCATGACCGGCATGGCAGCCTTCGTCGTTGCATCGGCGCTGTGCGGCATGGCGATGAGCGGCGAGGTGCTGGTCGCGAGCCGCGTCGTGCAGGGCATCAGCGCGGCGCTGATCACGCCGCAGGTCCTCGCGTCGATCCGCACCGTCTTTCCTGCGCAGATGCAGGCGCGCCTGATGGGCCTCTACGGGTTCGTGTTCGGGCTCGCGTCGGTGGCCGGACAAATCGGCGGCGGCGCGCTGATCGATCTGCATCCCTGGGGACTCGACTGGCGCGTGGTATTTCTCGTGAACGTGCCGATCGGCATGCTCGCGCTCGTGGGAACCTGGCGGTATCTGCCCGAGAGCCGCGCGGCGCGCGGCGCGCGCATCGACGTCCCGGGCATGGTCGCGCTGACGGTTGCGCTGATGCTGCTGATCTATCCGCTGACCGTCGGCCGCGAGCTGCACTGGCCCGCATGGACGTTCTGGAGTCTCGGCCTGTGCATACCAGCGTTCGTCGCGTTCATCCGGATCGAACGCCGGATCGCGCGGCAGGCGCGCGATCCGCTCGTCGACGTGGCGGTGTTGAGCCAGCCGGTCGTGGCAATCGGCTTGCTGCTCGCGTTCCTCTTCTACAGCATCGCCGCGTTCTTCCTCACCTATGGCATCTACCTGCAGGAGGGGCTCGGCTGGACCCCTCTGCTATCGGGCCTCGGCCTCGCTCCCTACGGCGCCGGCTATCTGCTCGGACCGCTCGCGACGCCATGGCTCGCCCGCCGCATCGGCGAGGGGCTGATGCCGCTCGGGTTCGGTTGCCTCGCCGGCGGCTTCGGGCTCTGCGCATCGCAACTGGGCCATGGCGCACCGGAACTGCCGTTTTACATCGGTCTCCTGATTGCCGGGACCGGACAAGGGTTGGCGCTGCCGTCGCTGCAGCGGATCGTGCTTGCGGACGTCGACGCGCGCCATGCCGGCATGACCGCCGGCGCGATCGTCGCGATGCTCTATATCGGCGCCGCGTTCGCGGCTGCCTGCATCGGCGGCGCGTTCTTCGGCGCGCTCGGCGAGGGCGGCGGCGCGACAGCGCACGCGTACGCGATGCGCATCGGCCTCGAATGGATGCTCGTGCCGCTCGTCGCGGGGTTCCTGGTTAGCGTCTGGATGGTGCGGCGTCGCGATCGGACGACGAGTGCCATGCGCGGCATCTGA
- a CDS encoding indolepyruvate ferredoxin oxidoreductase family protein has protein sequence MTARLPVDGTPALSDYRLTDNLTATRGRIFLTGTQALVRLLLMQRTVDAEQGLDTAGFVSGYRGSPLGMVDQQLWKAKKLLDAGGVRFLPAINEELGGTAVLGTQRVEADPERTVEGVYAMWYGKGPGVDRAGDALKHGNAYGSSPHGGVLVVAGDDHGCVSSSMPHQSDFAMIAWHMPVVNPANIADMLEFGLYGWALSRYSGAWVGFKAISETVESGSTVDLDALQTHWPAPEGFTPPAGGLHNRWPDLPSLTIEARLAAKLDAVRHFARANSIDKWIAPSAQANVGIVTCGKAHLDLMEALRRLDLTVADLDAAGVRIYKVGLSYPLEMTRIETFVDGLAEVLVIEEKGPVIEQQIKDYLYNRTEGARPRVLGKHDAEGACLLSDLGELRPSRILPVFAEWLARHKPALDRRERVVDLVAPQILSNEADAVKRTPYFCSGCPHNTSTKVPEGSIAQAGIGCHFMASWMERDTTGLIQMGGEGVDWAAHAMFTNTKHVFQNLGDGTYFHSGILAIRQAVAAKANITYKILYNDAVAMTGGQPVDGSISVPQIARQVEAEGVSRFVVVSDEPEKYDGHHGLFPKGTTFHHRSELDTVQRELRETPGVTVLIYDQTCAAEKRRRRKKGEFPDPDKRLFINDAVCEGCGDCGVQSNCLSVEPLETPLGRKRRIDQSSCNKDYSCVNGFCPSFVTVEGAALKKAAGAAFDEAALAARVDALPVPATHLDAAPFDMLVTGVGGTGVVTVGALISMAAHLEGKSASVLDFMGFAQKGGSVLSFVRIASSDRWLNQVRIDTQQADVLLACDMVVGASAEALQTVRHERSRIVVNTHRIPNASFVQNPDANLHADALLEKMRHAAGDGYLSSCDAQALAAKFLGDSIGANILMLGYAWQLGLVPVSLAAMMRAIELNNVAVPMNKLAFSIGRMAAGDAAGLDALWNARHTVAAHAAPETLAELIADREARLDAYGGARYVERYRALVSAARAKGDDALTRAVATTFYRLLAVKDEYEVARLYTDDAFRTALEAQFEGVPGQAYRVKFNLAPPTVAKAGSDGSVPKKRVFGQWMWPVLGVLARVRSLRGTWLDPFGRTVERRMERALADDYETTLARALAAMTAGNAAQVAQLADLHARVRGFGHVKVRNLAGVKRAERELALQLGIDAATSAAVQHALDEMKGAGMLKGIPVVVAK, from the coding sequence ATGACCGCCCGCTTGCCCGTCGACGGCACGCCCGCCCTGTCCGACTACCGCCTGACCGACAACCTGACCGCGACGCGCGGCCGGATCTTCCTGACCGGCACGCAGGCGCTCGTCCGCCTGCTGCTGATGCAGCGCACGGTCGATGCCGAGCAGGGGCTCGACACGGCCGGCTTCGTCAGCGGCTATCGCGGTTCGCCGCTCGGCATGGTCGACCAGCAGCTGTGGAAGGCGAAGAAACTGCTCGACGCCGGCGGCGTGCGCTTCCTGCCCGCGATCAACGAGGAACTCGGCGGCACGGCCGTGCTCGGCACGCAGCGCGTCGAGGCCGATCCCGAGCGCACGGTCGAGGGCGTGTATGCGATGTGGTACGGCAAGGGCCCGGGCGTCGATCGCGCGGGCGACGCGCTGAAGCACGGCAACGCGTACGGTTCGTCGCCGCATGGCGGCGTGCTGGTCGTCGCGGGCGACGACCATGGCTGCGTGTCGTCGTCGATGCCGCACCAGAGCGACTTCGCGATGATCGCGTGGCACATGCCGGTCGTGAACCCGGCGAACATCGCCGACATGCTCGAATTCGGCCTGTACGGCTGGGCGCTGTCGCGCTACTCGGGCGCGTGGGTCGGTTTCAAGGCGATTTCCGAAACGGTCGAGTCGGGTTCGACCGTCGACCTCGACGCGCTGCAGACGCACTGGCCGGCGCCTGAAGGCTTCACGCCGCCGGCGGGCGGCCTGCACAACCGCTGGCCGGACCTGCCGAGCCTGACGATCGAAGCGCGCCTCGCCGCGAAGCTCGACGCGGTGCGCCATTTCGCGCGCGCGAACAGCATCGACAAGTGGATCGCGCCGAGCGCGCAGGCGAACGTCGGCATCGTGACCTGCGGCAAGGCTCACCTCGACCTGATGGAAGCACTGCGCCGCCTCGACCTGACGGTGGCCGACCTCGACGCGGCCGGCGTGCGGATCTACAAGGTCGGCCTGTCGTACCCGCTCGAGATGACGCGCATCGAGACCTTCGTCGACGGGCTCGCCGAAGTGCTCGTGATCGAGGAGAAGGGCCCGGTCATCGAGCAGCAGATCAAGGACTATCTGTACAACCGTACGGAGGGCGCGCGCCCGCGCGTGCTCGGCAAGCACGATGCCGAAGGCGCCTGCCTGCTGTCCGATCTCGGCGAGCTGCGTCCGTCGCGCATCCTGCCCGTGTTCGCCGAATGGCTCGCGCGCCACAAGCCGGCGCTCGACCGTCGCGAGCGCGTCGTCGATCTCGTCGCGCCGCAGATCCTGTCGAACGAGGCGGATGCCGTGAAGCGCACGCCGTACTTCTGCTCGGGCTGCCCGCACAACACGTCGACGAAGGTGCCGGAAGGCTCGATCGCGCAGGCCGGCATCGGCTGCCATTTCATGGCGTCGTGGATGGAGCGCGATACGACGGGGCTGATCCAGATGGGCGGCGAGGGCGTCGACTGGGCCGCGCACGCGATGTTCACCAACACGAAGCACGTGTTCCAGAACCTCGGCGACGGCACCTACTTCCACTCGGGCATCCTCGCGATCCGCCAGGCGGTCGCCGCGAAAGCGAACATCACGTACAAGATCCTCTACAACGACGCGGTCGCGATGACGGGCGGCCAGCCGGTCGACGGCAGCATCTCGGTGCCGCAGATCGCGCGGCAGGTCGAGGCGGAAGGCGTGTCGCGCTTCGTCGTCGTGTCCGACGAACCGGAGAAGTACGACGGTCACCACGGGCTGTTCCCGAAAGGCACGACGTTCCATCACCGCAGCGAACTCGACACGGTGCAGCGCGAACTGCGCGAGACGCCGGGCGTCACCGTGCTGATCTACGACCAGACCTGCGCGGCCGAGAAGCGTCGCCGCCGCAAGAAGGGCGAATTCCCCGACCCGGACAAGCGCCTGTTCATCAACGACGCGGTGTGCGAAGGCTGCGGCGATTGCGGCGTGCAGTCGAACTGCCTGTCGGTCGAGCCGCTCGAAACGCCGCTCGGCCGCAAGCGCCGCATCGACCAGTCGTCGTGCAACAAGGATTATTCGTGCGTAAACGGCTTCTGCCCGAGCTTCGTGACGGTCGAAGGCGCGGCGCTGAAGAAGGCCGCCGGCGCCGCCTTCGACGAAGCCGCGCTCGCCGCGCGCGTCGATGCGCTGCCGGTGCCCGCGACGCATCTCGACGCGGCGCCGTTCGACATGCTCGTGACGGGCGTCGGCGGCACGGGCGTCGTGACGGTCGGCGCGCTGATCAGCATGGCCGCGCACCTCGAAGGCAAGAGCGCGTCGGTGCTCGACTTCATGGGCTTCGCGCAGAAGGGCGGCTCGGTGCTGTCGTTCGTGCGGATCGCGTCGAGCGACCGATGGCTGAACCAGGTGCGCATCGACACGCAGCAGGCCGACGTGCTGCTCGCGTGCGACATGGTCGTCGGCGCGAGCGCCGAGGCGCTGCAGACGGTGCGTCACGAGCGTTCGCGGATCGTCGTCAACACGCACCGGATCCCGAACGCATCGTTCGTGCAGAACCCGGACGCGAACCTGCATGCGGACGCGCTGCTCGAGAAGATGCGTCACGCGGCCGGCGACGGCTACCTGTCGAGCTGCGATGCGCAGGCGCTCGCCGCGAAGTTCCTCGGCGACTCGATCGGCGCGAACATCCTGATGCTCGGTTATGCATGGCAGCTCGGCCTCGTGCCGGTGTCGCTCGCGGCGATGATGCGCGCGATCGAGCTGAACAACGTCGCGGTGCCGATGAACAAGCTCGCGTTCTCGATCGGCCGGATGGCGGCCGGCGACGCGGCGGGCCTCGATGCGTTGTGGAACGCGCGCCACACGGTGGCCGCGCATGCCGCGCCCGAGACGCTTGCCGAGCTGATCGCCGATCGCGAAGCGCGCCTCGACGCATACGGCGGCGCGCGTTACGTCGAGCGCTACCGTGCGCTGGTGAGCGCGGCGCGTGCGAAGGGCGACGACGCGCTCACGCGCGCGGTCGCGACGACGTTCTACCGGCTGCTCGCGGTGAAGGACGAATACGAGGTCGCGCGGCTGTACACGGACGACGCGTTCCGCACGGCGCTCGAAGCGCAGTTCGAAGGCGTGCCGGGGCAGGCCTATCGCGTGAAGTTCAACCTCGCGCCGCCGACGGTCGCGAAGGCCGGCAGCGACGGCAGCGTGCCGAAGAAGCGCGTGTTCGGCCAGTGGATGTGGCCGGTGCTCGGCGTGCTGGCGCGCGTGCGCAGCCTGCGCGGCACGTGGCTCGACCCGTTCGGCCGCACCGTCGAGCGCAGGATGGAGCGCGCGCTTGCCGACGACTACGAGACGACGCTCGCACGGGCGCTCGCCGCGATGACGGCCGGCAATGCGGCACAGGTCGCGCAACTGGCCGACCTGCATGCCCGCGTGCGCGGCTTCGGTCACGTGAAGGTGCGCAACCTGGCCGGCGTGAAGCGCGCGGAGCGCGAGCTCGCGCTGCAGCTCGGCATCGACGCGGCGACGAGCGCGGCCGTGCAGCACGCGCTCGACGAGATGAAGGGCGCGGGCATGCTGAAGGGGATTCCGGTCGTCGTCGCGAAGTAA
- a CDS encoding glutathione S-transferase family protein produces MKLYYWPKTRAFRALWMLEELGVVYELVPIDLRSHEQGSDAFVQVNPMAKLPALDDGSVPFAESGAVLLYLADRCPGAGLGIAPDDPLRGRFLQWMFFTPTCLEPAMAEKFTGASGNPVAFGWGNITRVQRALAQALAHGPWLVGERFTAADLLLASTLKIAFDAHLLPHEGVLGDYVARAEDRDGFRRAVAIEQREAARLLHP; encoded by the coding sequence ATGAAGCTCTACTACTGGCCGAAGACCCGGGCATTCCGGGCGTTGTGGATGCTCGAAGAACTCGGCGTGGTGTACGAACTCGTGCCGATCGACCTGCGCTCGCACGAACAGGGCAGCGACGCGTTCGTGCAGGTCAACCCGATGGCCAAGCTGCCCGCGCTCGACGACGGCAGCGTGCCGTTCGCCGAATCAGGCGCCGTGCTGCTCTATCTTGCCGACCGCTGCCCGGGTGCCGGGCTCGGCATCGCCCCCGACGATCCGCTGCGCGGCCGCTTTCTCCAATGGATGTTCTTCACGCCGACCTGCCTCGAACCGGCGATGGCCGAAAAATTCACCGGCGCGTCGGGCAATCCGGTCGCATTCGGCTGGGGCAACATCACGCGGGTGCAACGCGCACTCGCGCAAGCGCTCGCCCATGGCCCGTGGCTCGTCGGCGAGCGCTTCACCGCGGCCGACCTGCTGCTCGCCAGCACGCTGAAGATCGCATTCGACGCGCATCTGCTGCCGCACGAAGGCGTGCTCGGCGACTACGTCGCGCGCGCCGAGGACCGCGACGGATTCCGCCGCGCGGTCGCGATCGAACAGCGCGAAGCGGCGCGCCTGCTGCATCCCTGA
- a CDS encoding ion channel, whose translation MNVDPSASPPRGRGRKIWSGTRPVIAYGMPPLGWRDLYHRALTVSWPVFFLSLAVLFLLLNGGFATLYLLGHAPIANQSPAGFGGAFFFSVETLATVGYGDMHPQTVYAHLVATFEIFIGMSGIALATGLVFARFSRPQAKILFARYAVVRPLNGRMTLMVRAANARQNVIAEAQAKLRLMRIEGTHEGYTLRKIHDLPLVRSEHPIFLLGWNLMHVIDESSALFGETPESLAARDASLLITIEGSDETTAQVMQARHTWVHGEIRWRHRYVDLMHDEDGITHIDYTHFHEVVPVDADTDGGTPGATIVSREARAPGPAASST comes from the coding sequence ATGAATGTCGATCCTTCCGCTTCTCCCCCTCGCGGCCGTGGCCGCAAGATCTGGTCGGGCACGCGCCCGGTCATTGCGTACGGGATGCCGCCGCTCGGCTGGCGCGACCTCTATCACCGCGCGCTGACGGTGAGCTGGCCCGTATTCTTCCTGTCGCTCGCCGTGCTGTTCCTGCTGCTCAACGGCGGCTTTGCAACGCTCTACCTGCTCGGCCACGCGCCGATCGCGAACCAGTCGCCGGCCGGATTCGGCGGCGCGTTCTTCTTCAGCGTCGAGACGCTCGCGACCGTCGGCTACGGCGACATGCATCCGCAGACGGTCTATGCGCACCTGGTCGCGACGTTCGAGATCTTCATCGGGATGTCGGGCATCGCGCTGGCCACGGGGCTCGTGTTCGCGCGGTTTTCGCGGCCGCAGGCGAAGATCCTGTTCGCGCGCTACGCGGTCGTCCGGCCGCTGAACGGCAGGATGACGCTGATGGTGCGCGCCGCGAACGCGCGCCAGAACGTGATTGCCGAGGCGCAGGCGAAATTGCGGCTGATGCGGATCGAGGGCACGCACGAGGGCTACACGCTGCGCAAGATCCACGACCTGCCGCTCGTGCGCAGCGAGCACCCGATTTTCCTGCTCGGCTGGAACCTGATGCACGTGATCGACGAATCGAGCGCGCTGTTCGGCGAGACGCCCGAATCGCTCGCCGCGCGCGACGCGTCGTTGCTGATCACGATCGAAGGCTCGGACGAGACGACCGCGCAGGTGATGCAGGCGCGTCACACGTGGGTGCATGGCGAGATCCGCTGGCGTCACCGCTATGTCGACCTGATGCACGACGAAGACGGCATCACGCACATCGACTACACGCATTTTCACGAAGTCGTGCCGGTCGACGCGGACACGGACGGCGGCACACCCGGCGCGACCATCGTGTCCCGCGAAGCACGCGCGCCCGGCCCGGCCGCATCGTCGACGTAG
- a CDS encoding PLP-dependent aminotransferase family protein: MSKRATPPVWGAFAVDPAAALPLQEQIARHLREAVLRGHLRPGARLPSTRSFAAELGVSRQTVVLAYDRLIAEGYARGQRGSGIYVPDVLPEDLAPPAATARPSVAAARGEAYPALSERGLRLAGLPVTPVPRGPGLLAPGTPAFDAFPYDTWTRLSARFWRSRPTADQLGYADPAGYRPLREAIAEHLGVTRGLPCDADDVVITSGSQHAIELAARLLIDAGDAVWIENPGFVAGHSAVESAGARAVPVPVDAEGLDVEAGARLAGGARLAVVTPSHQYPLGVTMSLRRRLALLDWAERADAWIIEDDCDGDYRYAGRPLHPLRALGRQSAANRVIYVGTFAKVLAPGLRIGFLIAPPGLAGAFAHARALVDRQSPTPLQVTLAEFIGEGHFATHLRRMRMLYAQRRDALLTALECHCADVLDWGGAPDAGLHLVAKLRGAAAPDADLAVWEAAAALGLQTPPLSPHYRGGGEAGLVIGFGATLPGNMRDAVLRLRRAIAA; the protein is encoded by the coding sequence ATGAGCAAGCGCGCCACACCGCCCGTCTGGGGCGCTTTCGCCGTCGATCCCGCAGCGGCGCTGCCGCTTCAGGAGCAGATCGCCCGTCACCTGCGCGAGGCGGTGCTGCGCGGCCACCTGCGTCCCGGCGCGCGCCTGCCGTCGACGCGATCGTTCGCGGCCGAACTGGGCGTGTCGAGGCAGACCGTCGTGCTGGCGTATGACAGGCTCATCGCGGAGGGCTATGCGCGCGGGCAGCGCGGCTCCGGCATCTACGTGCCGGACGTGTTGCCGGAGGATCTCGCGCCGCCCGCCGCCACGGCGCGGCCGTCCGTTGCCGCGGCGCGCGGCGAAGCGTACCCGGCGCTGTCCGAGCGGGGCCTCCGCCTGGCCGGGCTGCCGGTCACGCCGGTGCCGCGCGGGCCGGGCCTGCTCGCGCCCGGCACCCCCGCGTTCGATGCGTTTCCGTACGACACGTGGACCCGCCTATCCGCCCGTTTCTGGCGCAGCCGGCCGACCGCCGACCAGCTCGGCTACGCCGATCCGGCCGGATACCGCCCGCTGCGCGAGGCGATCGCCGAACATCTGGGCGTGACGCGCGGCCTGCCGTGCGATGCTGACGACGTCGTGATCACGTCCGGCTCGCAGCACGCGATCGAGCTGGCCGCGCGCCTGCTGATCGACGCGGGCGATGCGGTGTGGATCGAGAACCCGGGATTCGTCGCGGGGCACAGCGCGGTCGAAAGCGCGGGCGCACGTGCGGTGCCGGTGCCGGTCGACGCGGAGGGCCTCGACGTCGAGGCCGGTGCACGGCTGGCCGGGGGCGCGCGCCTCGCGGTGGTTACGCCGTCGCATCAGTACCCGCTCGGCGTGACGATGAGCCTGCGGCGCCGGCTCGCGCTGCTGGACTGGGCCGAGCGTGCGGACGCCTGGATCATCGAGGACGATTGCGACGGCGACTACCGCTACGCCGGCCGGCCGCTGCACCCGCTGCGCGCGCTCGGCCGGCAATCGGCCGCGAATCGCGTGATCTACGTCGGCACGTTCGCGAAGGTCCTCGCGCCCGGGTTGAGGATCGGCTTCCTGATCGCGCCGCCGGGGCTCGCCGGGGCTTTTGCGCACGCCCGCGCGCTGGTTGACCGGCAATCACCGACGCCGTTGCAGGTCACGCTCGCGGAATTCATCGGCGAAGGGCATTTCGCGACGCACCTGCGCCGCATGCGGATGCTTTATGCGCAGCGTCGGGATGCGCTGCTGACCGCGCTCGAATGCCACTGCGCGGACGTGCTCGATTGGGGAGGCGCGCCCGATGCCGGCCTGCATCTCGTCGCGAAGCTGCGTGGCGCGGCTGCGCCGGACGCGGATCTCGCGGTATGGGAAGCCGCAGCGGCGCTCGGGCTGCAGACGCCGCCGCTGTCGCCGCATTACCGCGGCGGCGGCGAGGCCGGGCTCGTGATCGGTTTTGGCGCGACGCTGCCGGGCAACATGCGGGACGCAGTGCTGCGGCTGCGGCGCGCCATCGCGGCCTGA